In one Niallia taxi genomic region, the following are encoded:
- a CDS encoding ABC transporter permease: MSREVALKESFVIQKKTKLAVLGIGLVMPSFLTLLVLVIYPVALAIMESFQNEEDAFSLENYQYIFTEPLILQSIQHTLVITFISCLLTLGLSYILAIYLNFSNSIFSKIINKLYFIPLFIPGVIAIYGFLNFYRDNGWVARIIGENNMPSIIYDMKGLLMINVWFNIPFTTMLLLSALQAIPRSVIESAKDTGASKLRLFIHFILPLSYKTMLVALTFLFMGLIGSFTAPFLIDRNAPQMLGVSMQQHFSVYNEIGQSSALAVFMFVLCSIVGYVYIQNNMKKTKKDMF, from the coding sequence ATGAGTAGGGAAGTGGCCTTAAAAGAGAGTTTTGTCATTCAGAAAAAAACAAAATTAGCAGTGTTAGGAATAGGGCTTGTTATGCCCTCTTTCCTAACGTTGCTTGTTTTGGTCATCTATCCAGTCGCACTTGCCATAATGGAGAGCTTTCAAAATGAAGAGGATGCCTTTTCACTTGAGAACTATCAATATATTTTTACAGAGCCATTAATCTTGCAAAGCATTCAACATACTTTAGTAATTACATTTATTTCTTGTTTATTAACTTTAGGATTAAGCTATATATTAGCTATTTATCTTAACTTTAGTAACAGTATTTTTTCTAAAATAATCAACAAGCTGTATTTTATCCCATTGTTTATTCCGGGCGTCATCGCCATATATGGATTTTTAAATTTTTATCGAGATAATGGCTGGGTTGCAAGAATCATTGGTGAAAACAATATGCCCTCCATTATTTATGACATGAAAGGCTTATTAATGATTAATGTGTGGTTTAATATTCCCTTTACAACCATGCTGTTATTATCGGCTTTACAAGCTATTCCTCGGTCTGTCATTGAAAGTGCAAAAGATACGGGGGCATCAAAGCTCAGGCTGTTTATTCATTTCATACTTCCTCTTTCCTATAAGACAATGCTTGTTGCATTAACGTTTCTGTTTATGGGCTTAATTGGCAGCTTCACAGCACCCTTTCTTATCGATCGGAATGCGCCGCAAATGCTAGGTGTATCCATGCAGCAGCATTTTTCCGTATACAATGAGATCGGCCAATCAAGCGCACTTGCTGTTTTTATGTTTGTACTATGCTCTATTGTAGGCTATGTATATATTCAAAATAATATGAAAAAGACAAAGAAGGATATGTTCTAA
- a CDS encoding CehA/McbA family metallohydrolase yields MREKEDHILFEINSTLTNKSTQSHIQHSFFVPEDTDEIYVDFSFDPPHQTDINENNRLSEEAATYYEAKLSQNELIRNLLTISIDDADGFRGARHYHSPIQHHMLSEFNSTAGFLNKRNPAGLWSVTVSIHALVTESCTYKLRIYKRHHLGSETVIPWQDRPLNKQIIDNDSSIPAYPPLEGPVRWVPSELHTHTFHSDGKQSLLEMVEAAKEMGLKAVVMTDHNTISPFEGIEQAEDQTGLNILYGLEWTTFYGHLLTIGYDSPAYTDWRVIGPLDIEKGIKSIRHHGALVGIAHPFRIGNPIGTGCHWEFPVESINVVDFIEVWNSTRPGSKAYNQRAFLYWTDLLNKGYRITATAGRDWHHNEEINPLPAITYVQMSQGSAAKDTFRTAFLQSIRGGRISISYGKPLELIVKHEDMTYSVGDVLDRVENQPLIVQVSSEGWEYNSRIDSNNAVLVIVTNTGEILHGSPGLLQLQAEIKETDVKWIRSELYASIDNGTPELVAFTNPIYIR; encoded by the coding sequence ATGAGAGAAAAAGAGGATCATATATTATTTGAAATCAATTCAACATTAACGAATAAAAGTACACAATCACATATCCAACACAGCTTTTTTGTGCCGGAAGATACGGACGAAATTTATGTGGATTTTTCTTTTGACCCACCACATCAAACAGATATAAATGAAAATAACCGATTAAGTGAAGAAGCTGCTACCTATTATGAAGCAAAGCTTTCACAAAATGAATTAATTAGAAACCTGCTCACAATATCCATTGATGATGCTGATGGCTTTAGAGGGGCGCGTCATTATCATTCACCTATCCAACATCATATGCTTAGTGAGTTTAATTCAACTGCAGGATTCCTTAATAAAAGAAATCCTGCCGGGCTATGGTCTGTTACGGTAAGCATTCATGCATTGGTAACAGAGAGCTGTACATATAAGCTTCGTATATATAAAAGGCACCATTTGGGATCCGAAACGGTGATACCGTGGCAAGATAGGCCGTTAAATAAACAAATAATAGATAATGACTCAAGTATTCCAGCATATCCCCCTCTAGAAGGTCCTGTGAGGTGGGTACCATCTGAATTGCATACACATACATTTCATAGTGATGGGAAACAGTCACTGTTGGAAATGGTAGAAGCTGCTAAGGAAATGGGCCTTAAAGCAGTCGTTATGACAGATCATAATACTATCAGCCCTTTTGAGGGAATCGAACAAGCAGAAGATCAAACAGGTCTGAATATTCTGTATGGTTTGGAATGGACGACATTTTACGGACACCTACTAACGATAGGATATGATTCGCCAGCCTACACGGATTGGCGAGTAATTGGACCATTAGATATTGAAAAAGGTATTAAAAGCATTCGGCATCATGGTGCCTTGGTTGGAATAGCCCACCCGTTTCGGATCGGTAACCCAATCGGGACAGGCTGTCACTGGGAATTCCCTGTCGAATCCATTAATGTCGTTGATTTTATAGAAGTTTGGAATTCCACAAGACCAGGGTCGAAAGCCTATAATCAGCGGGCCTTTTTATATTGGACAGACTTGTTGAATAAAGGCTATAGAATAACAGCAACTGCAGGAAGGGATTGGCATCATAATGAAGAAATAAATCCTTTACCTGCAATTACGTATGTACAAATGTCTCAAGGCAGTGCAGCAAAAGATACGTTCAGAACTGCTTTTTTACAGTCTATCCGTGGAGGGCGAATCAGTATTTCATATGGAAAACCACTTGAACTTATCGTAAAGCACGAGGACATGACTTATAGTGTTGGTGATGTACTTGATAGAGTGGAAAATCAACCGTTAATTGTACAAGTTTCATCAGAGGGATGGGAATATAATAGCCGCATTGATAGTAATAATGCTGTCTTGGTTATAGTAACAAATACTGGAGAAATACTACATGGCAGCCCTGGGCTGTTACAACTTCAAGCTGAAATAAAGGAAACAGATGTAAAATGGATTCGATCAGAATTATATGCTTCCATTGATAATGGCACCCCAGAGCTGGTCGCTTTTACTAATCCTATTTATATAAGGTGA
- a CDS encoding nitroreductase family protein, which yields MSQLEQVIRSRKSVRAYDPEFKIEKKELEEILEIASSAPSSSNLQAWRFIVIQDQEKKKELVPFGNNQAAIDASSAIIAVIGDAEAYKNAQEIYAQNVDLGYMEQAIAETYATNTYNSYSKLPQQVLSQFASYDAGLISMQILLLAKDRGYDTLVMGGFDKVDFAKRFELPENQFPIALIALGKAKAPAFNSSRLPLEKIVTFY from the coding sequence ATGTCACAATTAGAACAAGTTATAAGAAGCCGCAAATCAGTTAGGGCCTATGACCCTGAATTTAAAATAGAAAAGAAAGAACTGGAAGAAATTTTAGAAATTGCTTCTAGTGCACCTTCCTCAAGTAATTTACAAGCTTGGAGATTTATTGTTATCCAAGATCAAGAGAAGAAAAAGGAATTAGTACCATTTGGAAACAACCAAGCTGCAATTGATGCATCCTCGGCTATTATCGCAGTAATTGGAGATGCAGAAGCATATAAAAATGCTCAGGAAATTTATGCACAAAACGTTGATCTAGGCTATATGGAACAAGCTATTGCTGAGACATATGCTACTAATACATATAATTCCTATTCTAAGCTTCCACAGCAAGTGTTATCTCAATTTGCTAGCTATGATGCTGGATTAATCTCTATGCAAATTCTTTTATTAGCAAAAGATCGTGGATATGACACGTTAGTTATGGGCGGATTTGATAAAGTGGATTTTGCAAAGCGATTTGAATTACCAGAGAATCAATTCCCAATCGCACTTATTGCTCTTGGAAAAGCAAAAGCGCCTGCATTTAATTCTAGTCGTTTACCTCTCGAAAAAATTGTGACGTTTTATTGA
- a CDS encoding NUDIX hydrolase: MGYVSDLRKIIGKHPIITVGATIIIVNEQGEILFQHRSDTLDWGLPGGALELTETLEETALRELKEETGLLSEEFALIAAFSGPDYYYRYPNGDETYSVIHLYHGKRVSGQLEMTDGESLDLQYFAKDKLPEKIEKRAKALLSAAGDKLWKLESSFSKGGRKTE; this comes from the coding sequence GTGGGCTATGTATCTGATTTAAGAAAAATAATTGGTAAACACCCAATTATTACGGTCGGTGCGACCATCATTATTGTGAATGAGCAGGGAGAAATTCTATTCCAGCATCGGTCCGATACACTTGATTGGGGATTGCCGGGAGGAGCATTAGAGCTAACTGAAACACTAGAAGAAACTGCATTGAGAGAGTTAAAGGAAGAAACAGGTCTATTGTCAGAAGAGTTTGCGTTAATTGCTGCTTTTTCAGGGCCGGATTATTACTACCGTTATCCAAATGGTGATGAGACATATAGTGTGATTCATTTGTATCACGGAAAAAGGGTAAGCGGCCAGCTTGAAATGACTGATGGAGAAAGCTTGGACCTTCAATACTTCGCAAAAGATAAACTACCTGAAAAAATAGAAAAGCGGGCGAAAGCTTTATTAAGTGCTGCAGGTGATAAGCTTTGGAAGCTTGAATCTTCTTTTTCAAAAGGTGGTAGGAAAACTGAATAA